In Felis catus isolate Fca126 chromosome A2, F.catus_Fca126_mat1.0, whole genome shotgun sequence, the following proteins share a genomic window:
- the CPNE9 gene encoding copine-9 isoform X5, translated as MQLCANKLDKKDFFGKSDPFLVFYRSNEDGTFTICHKTEVVKNTLNPVWQPFSIPVRALCNGDYDRTVKIDVYDWDRDGSHDFIGEFTTSYRELSKAQNQFTVYEVLNPRKKCKKKKYVNSGTVTLLSFSVDSEFTFVDYIKGGTQLNFTVAIDFTASNGNPLQPTSLHYMSPYQLSAYAMALKAVGEIIQDYDSDKLFPAYGFGAKLPPEGRISHQFPLNNNDEDPNCAGIEGVLESYFQSLRTVQLYGPTYFAPVINQVARAAAKISDGSQYYVLLIITDGVISDMTQTKEAIVSASSLPMSIIIVGVGPAMFEAMEELDGDDVRVSSRGRYAERDIVQFVPFRDYVDRSGNQVLSMARLAKDVLAEIPEQLLSYMRTRDIQPRPPPPANSSPTPAPEQP; from the exons ATGCAGCTGTGTGCAAACAAGCTGGACAAGAAGGATTTCTTTGGGAAATCAGATCCCTTCCTTGTGTTCTATAGGAGCAATGAGGATGGCAC GTTCACCATCTGCCACAAGACGGAGGTTGTGAAAAACACACTGAATCCTGTGTGGCAACCCTTCAGCATCCCTGTGCGGGCACTGTGCAATGGAGACTATGACAG AACAGTGAAGATTGATGTGTATGACTGGGACCGGGATGGAAG CCATGACTTCATTGGTGAGTTCACCACCAGCTACCGGGAGCTGAGCAAGGCCCAGAACCAGTTCACAGTGTATGAG GTACTCAACCCTCGGAAGAAAtgtaagaagaagaaatatgtcaactcaggaact GTGACGctgctctccttctctgtggACTCTGAATTCACTTTTGTTGATTACATCAAGGGAGG GACACAGCTGAACTTCACAGTTGCCATTGACTTCACAGCTTCTAATG GGAATCCTCTGCAGCCCACCTCCCTGCACTACATGAGTCCCTACCAACTCAGCGCCTATGCCATGGCCCTCAAGGCAGTGGGAGAAATCATCCAGGACTATGACAGTGACAAGCTCTTCCCAGCCTATGGCTTTGGAGCCAAGCTGCCTCCAGAAGGACGGATCTCCCACCAGTTCCCCCTG AACAACAATGATGAGGACCCCAACTGTGCAGGCATCGAGGGCGTGCTGGAGAGCTACTTCCAGAGCCTGCGCACAGTCCAGCTCTATGGGCCCACCTACTTTGCTCCTGTCATCAACCAGGTAGCCAG GGCTGCAGCCAAGATCTCTGATGGTTCCCAGTACTACGTTCTGCTCATCATCACTGACGGGGTCATCTCTGACATGACGCAGACCAAGGAGGCCATTGTCAGT GCCTCCTCACTGCCCATGTCTATCATTATTGTTGGTGTGGGACCAGCCATGTTTGAAG CAATGGAAGAGCTGGATGGTGATGACGTGCGCGTGTCCTCTAGGGGACGCTATGCAGAGCGGGACATCGTTCAG TTCGTCCCCTTCCGAGACTATGTTGACCGGTCCGGAAACCAGGTGCTGAGTATGGCCCGACTAGCCAAGGACGTGCTGGCCGAAATCCCAGAGCAGCTGCTGTCCTATATGCGCACCAGGGATATCCAGCCTCGCCCTCCACCTCCTGCCAACTCCAGCCCAACCCCAGCTCCAGAACAGCCCTGA
- the CPNE9 gene encoding copine-9 isoform X6: MCTMLTPKPTSPKRRTVKIDVYDWDRDGSHDFIGEFTTSYRELSKAQNQFTVYEVLNPRKKCKKKKYVNSGTVTLLSFSVDSEFTFVDYIKGGTQLNFTVAIDFTASNGNPLQPTSLHYMSPYQLSAYAMALKAVGEIIQDYDSDKLFPAYGFGAKLPPEGRISHQFPLNNNDEDPNCAGIEGVLESYFQSLRTVQLYGPTYFAPVINQVARAAAKISDGSQYYVLLIITDGVISDMTQTKEAIVSASSLPMSIIIVGVGPAMFEAMEELDGDDVRVSSRGRYAERDIVQFVPFRDYVDRSGNQVLSMARLAKDVLAEIPEQLLSYMRTRDIQPRPPPPANSSPTPAPEQP; this comes from the exons AACAGTGAAGATTGATGTGTATGACTGGGACCGGGATGGAAG CCATGACTTCATTGGTGAGTTCACCACCAGCTACCGGGAGCTGAGCAAGGCCCAGAACCAGTTCACAGTGTATGAG GTACTCAACCCTCGGAAGAAAtgtaagaagaagaaatatgtcaactcaggaact GTGACGctgctctccttctctgtggACTCTGAATTCACTTTTGTTGATTACATCAAGGGAGG GACACAGCTGAACTTCACAGTTGCCATTGACTTCACAGCTTCTAATG GGAATCCTCTGCAGCCCACCTCCCTGCACTACATGAGTCCCTACCAACTCAGCGCCTATGCCATGGCCCTCAAGGCAGTGGGAGAAATCATCCAGGACTATGACAGTGACAAGCTCTTCCCAGCCTATGGCTTTGGAGCCAAGCTGCCTCCAGAAGGACGGATCTCCCACCAGTTCCCCCTG AACAACAATGATGAGGACCCCAACTGTGCAGGCATCGAGGGCGTGCTGGAGAGCTACTTCCAGAGCCTGCGCACAGTCCAGCTCTATGGGCCCACCTACTTTGCTCCTGTCATCAACCAGGTAGCCAG GGCTGCAGCCAAGATCTCTGATGGTTCCCAGTACTACGTTCTGCTCATCATCACTGACGGGGTCATCTCTGACATGACGCAGACCAAGGAGGCCATTGTCAGT GCCTCCTCACTGCCCATGTCTATCATTATTGTTGGTGTGGGACCAGCCATGTTTGAAG CAATGGAAGAGCTGGATGGTGATGACGTGCGCGTGTCCTCTAGGGGACGCTATGCAGAGCGGGACATCGTTCAG TTCGTCCCCTTCCGAGACTATGTTGACCGGTCCGGAAACCAGGTGCTGAGTATGGCCCGACTAGCCAAGGACGTGCTGGCCGAAATCCCAGAGCAGCTGCTGTCCTATATGCGCACCAGGGATATCCAGCCTCGCCCTCCACCTCCTGCCAACTCCAGCCCAACCCCAGCTCCAGAACAGCCCTGA